A section of the Caballeronia sp. M1242 genome encodes:
- a CDS encoding DUF3597 domain-containing protein produces MSIFGDIVGKIFHKAKPADPAPVAAPDPAPQAIVEAAAAPAPLSDIDVAAVMDQLASESSQQLNWRVSIVDMMKLLDVDSSLDHRKQLATELKYSGDMNDSASMNIWLHKQLMQALAANGGKLPADLVG; encoded by the coding sequence ATGAGCATCTTCGGTGACATCGTAGGCAAGATCTTCCACAAAGCGAAACCCGCCGACCCGGCACCCGTCGCCGCGCCGGACCCCGCGCCGCAGGCAATCGTCGAGGCGGCTGCCGCTCCCGCGCCGCTGTCCGACATCGACGTCGCCGCCGTCATGGATCAACTGGCGAGCGAGAGCAGCCAGCAACTGAACTGGCGCGTTTCAATCGTCGACATGATGAAGCTGCTCGACGTCGACAGCAGTCTCGATCATCGCAAGCAACTCGCCACAGAACTCAAGTACAGCGGCGACATGAACGACTCCGCTTCGATGAACATCTGGCTGCACAAGCAACTGATGCAGGCGCTCGCCGCGAACGGCGGCAAGTTGCCGGCCGATCTCGTCGGCTGA